In a genomic window of Arachnia rubra:
- a CDS encoding response regulator, which translates to MDGRKIRVMIVDDQPQALEEVQKLVERMPGISIAATARNGQEAVKLAEQCRPDVILIDLRTPVMAGITTTQHITARGLQARIIALTSFEDDQTFHKSLRAGVTGFILKTSSPGEIAHAIQQVYLGESMLSPKLISRVLSRYEPGLPLSDIVTALTEKEIHLLTLVGQGLNNTEIAENMHLSKSTVKSYISRLMPKLQVQSRAQMVIIAFQNGLVTL; encoded by the coding sequence ATGGATGGCAGGAAGATTCGCGTCATGATCGTAGATGACCAGCCCCAGGCCTTAGAGGAGGTCCAGAAGCTGGTGGAACGGATGCCTGGGATATCGATAGCTGCGACTGCTCGCAATGGCCAAGAGGCCGTCAAACTGGCGGAGCAGTGCCGGCCCGATGTCATCCTAATAGACCTTCGCACACCGGTAATGGCTGGCATCACCACAACGCAACATATCACAGCTAGAGGCCTGCAAGCCCGGATCATCGCACTCACTTCATTTGAGGACGACCAGACTTTCCACAAATCCCTTCGAGCTGGAGTAACTGGTTTCATCCTGAAAACCAGTTCACCTGGAGAGATAGCGCATGCAATTCAGCAAGTTTACCTAGGAGAATCTATGCTCTCGCCAAAGCTCATATCCCGGGTGTTGTCACGCTACGAACCAGGACTCCCTCTCTCCGATATCGTGACTGCTTTGACTGAGAAAGAAATTCACCTGCTGACCCTGGTCGGACAAGGACTAAATAACACAGAGATTGCGGAGAATATGCATCTCTCTAAGAGTACAGTTAAAAGCTACATATCTCGCCTGATGCCTAAGCTTCAAGTTCAAAGCAGAGCCCAGATGGTAATTATTGCATTTCAAAATGGCTTAGTGACCTTATAG